A genomic segment from Desulfurella amilsii encodes:
- a CDS encoding flavin reductase family protein: MKIDVEYLEFMWPMRHFLITCGNIEGKSNIIAISFCMPVSKEPPLVACAIGKKAYSCKLIESTKEFIINVPPKELKPQIYYCGFHSGSQVDKFKETGLTPQPARKVKAPIIDECVAYMECKVRQEIEAGDKRLFIGEVIEAYADKALVKRERNVKYAKGDFPKKIYGTRFREVQD; the protein is encoded by the coding sequence ATGAAGATAGATGTCGAATATTTAGAATTTATGTGGCCGATGAGACATTTTTTAATAACATGTGGAAATATAGAAGGAAAATCAAATATCATAGCAATCAGTTTTTGTATGCCTGTATCAAAGGAACCCCCACTTGTGGCTTGTGCCATAGGGAAAAAGGCTTATTCATGTAAGTTAATCGAAAGTACTAAAGAATTTATTATAAATGTACCCCCAAAAGAGCTAAAACCGCAGATATATTATTGTGGTTTTCACTCAGGGTCTCAAGTTGATAAATTTAAAGAAACAGGATTAACGCCACAACCAGCACGCAAAGTAAAAGCCCCTATTATCGATGAGTGTGTAGCTTATATGGAGTGTAAAGTTAGGCAAGAAATAGAGGCAGGAGATAAAAGACTATTTATAGGTGAAGTGATAGAAGCGTATGCAGATAAAGCTCTTGTAAAGAGAGAAAGGAATGTCAAGTATGCAAAAGGTGACTTTCCAAAGAAAATATATGGTACAAGATTTAGAGAGGTACAAGATTGA
- a CDS encoding cysteine hydrolase family protein produces the protein MKQFKNIFIYETLKEIVEPSHTCLVVWDVQNALVESIFNKEAFIGALSNFIKQVRSKMSVFYTQITPPKDEFRSSWQYYSMMKSRNITDPSKVLSFMRDPKDRDIYKTIYPKESDIILEKPTASIFIGTNFEYLIRSRNINTVIFTGIATHIGIESCARDASNRGFYPVIVSDCVSSSDEKAHNCSLENMSKLFIVESSDAILKALA, from the coding sequence ATGAAACAATTTAAAAACATTTTCATTTACGAGACACTTAAAGAAATTGTAGAGCCTTCTCATACCTGCTTGGTGGTATGGGATGTACAAAACGCTCTCGTTGAAAGTATTTTTAACAAGGAGGCCTTTATTGGTGCATTAAGTAATTTTATAAAACAAGTTAGAAGCAAAATGTCTGTATTTTATACTCAGATTACACCACCAAAAGATGAGTTTAGATCATCATGGCAGTATTATTCTATGATGAAATCCAGGAATATAACGGATCCATCTAAAGTTTTAAGTTTTATGAGGGATCCAAAAGATAGAGATATTTATAAAACAATTTACCCTAAAGAGTCTGATATAATATTAGAAAAGCCAACGGCTAGCATTTTCATCGGAACCAATTTTGAGTATTTAATTCGCTCAAGAAATATTAACACCGTGATATTTACAGGAATTGCAACTCACATAGGAATAGAATCCTGCGCTCGAGATGCTTCAAATAGAGGTTTTTATCCGGTTATTGTTTCTGATTGTGTTTCATCCAGTGACGAAAAAGCTCATAATTGTTCGCTAGAAAACATGTCAAAGCTGTTTATAGTCGAAAGCTCAGATGCAATATTGAAAGCTTTGGCGTAA
- a CDS encoding ATP-binding protein gives MVKNQHGFNDNFVDFAKTYKFIPKLCKPYRAQTKGKVERFNNYLKGNFYRPLKAKLKDNGIKYETSSIVITTNSSFIRLKEVFNDNEALTTAVLDRLIHHRLLTFRVKALG, from the coding sequence ATGGTAAAAAACCAACACGGGTTTAACGACAATTTTGTAGATTTTGCCAAAACCTACAAATTTATCCCAAAATTGTGCAAACCCTATAGGGCACAAACGAAAGGAAAGGTAGAGAGGTTTAATAATTATTTAAAAGGCAATTTCTATAGACCTCTAAAAGCAAAATTAAAAGACAATGGAATCAAGTATGAAACATCATCAATTGTTATTACTACAAACTCAAGCTTTATCAGATTGAAGGAGGTGTTCAATGACAATGAGGCATTAACAACTGCTGTACTTGATAGGTTAATTCACCACAGATTATTAACATTCAGAGTGAAAGCTTTAGGTTGA
- a CDS encoding sulfite exporter TauE/SafE family protein, with product MVELLNSIVLLFFSATVTAVGNIIGIGGGVILVPFFIFYLHLNPIIASGLSLFTIVISTASGSYAFLRQKVIDRNLLLFLLMFILPGVIIGSFINRFVNTQQFKNIFPLWIIVLGIISLKSTKKQSVNLGSSEPYRKAIKNTKTAGFVSLGAGFISGFFGVGVGGIIGTYLLGTEKMHPRVALSTLITTMTFTSLIGFLIHFFNSLPYLNAWLIYILPLAVGAVFGSQMGAYVAKIVKPKNLSLYRGWIILSLGFALVFINMLTLV from the coding sequence ATGGTAGAGCTTTTAAATAGTATTGTACTACTATTTTTTTCTGCTACAGTTACCGCCGTAGGCAATATTATAGGAATCGGTGGAGGCGTAATCCTTGTTCCATTCTTTATTTTTTACTTGCACCTAAATCCTATTATTGCCAGTGGCTTAAGCCTTTTTACAATAGTAATAAGTACTGCCAGCGGCTCTTATGCTTTTTTAAGGCAAAAAGTTATTGATCGTAATTTGCTCTTATTTCTGTTAATGTTTATTTTGCCCGGAGTAATTATCGGCTCATTTATCAATAGATTTGTGAACACTCAGCAGTTTAAAAATATTTTTCCGCTATGGATTATTGTATTGGGTATAATATCATTAAAATCAACAAAAAAACAATCAGTAAATTTAGGATCTAGCGAACCTTATAGGAAGGCAATCAAAAATACAAAAACTGCTGGTTTTGTATCGCTTGGAGCGGGGTTTATATCAGGCTTTTTTGGTGTAGGCGTAGGAGGTATTATCGGCACCTATTTGTTAGGTACAGAGAAAATGCATCCAAGAGTAGCCTTATCAACGCTAATTACAACAATGACATTTACCTCTCTAATTGGTTTTTTGATACACTTTTTCAACTCTTTGCCGTATTTAAATGCTTGGCTTATATATATACTTCCTCTTGCTGTAGGTGCGGTATTTGGCTCTCAAATGGGCGCTTATGTTGCAAAAATAGTAAAACCAAAAAATCTTAGCTTATATCGAGGCTGGATAATATTATCGTTAGGTTTTGCACTAGTTTTTATAAATATGCTCACTTTAGTGTAA
- a CDS encoding DUF2283 domain-containing protein translates to MKIKYDPEADVLILILRDVPPVDAVEEEGGVIISYGEDNKPVSVEFLNASSHNIIDNNELNITLQTSKTASLL, encoded by the coding sequence ATGAAAATTAAGTATGACCCAGAGGCCGATGTATTGATACTTATTTTAAGAGACGTGCCACCAGTAGATGCTGTAGAAGAAGAAGGGGGAGTTATTATAAGCTATGGAGAAGATAACAAGCCTGTAAGCGTTGAGTTCTTGAATGCTTCTTCGCACAATATTATCGATAATAACGAATTAAACATAACTCTCCAGACTTCAAAAACAGCCTCTTTGTTATAA
- a CDS encoding DUF4258 domain-containing protein, with translation MLIVWTKHAQERLRQWQYKINIDKNLVEEILLNPPQIVSGDLDVLVAQSKIRNGLIRVPFKKEGETLKILTIYYTTKIEKYWRDKDEN, from the coding sequence ATGTTAATTGTATGGACAAAACATGCGCAAGAACGATTGCGCCAATGGCAATACAAAATAAATATAGATAAAAACTTAGTAGAGGAAATTTTATTAAACCCTCCTCAAATAGTTAGTGGTGATCTAGACGTACTAGTTGCACAATCTAAAATACGCAATGGGTTAATTAGGGTACCTTTCAAAAAGGAGGGTGAAACTTTAAAAATATTGACTATTTATTATACTACAAAGATAGAAAAGTATTGGAGAGATAAAGATGAAAATTAA
- a CDS encoding type II toxin-antitoxin system HicB family antitoxin has protein sequence MEKFIKIKIEWLPEGLYLANPDDIQGLIAQGRTIEETIEIARDVAKKLFELQNQSFDEKEVIKVSLHKRVDKYNLCVV, from the coding sequence ATGGAAAAATTTATAAAAATTAAAATAGAGTGGCTACCAGAAGGATTGTATTTAGCAAATCCAGATGATATTCAAGGATTAATTGCTCAAGGAAGAACAATAGAAGAAACAATTGAGATAGCAAGAGATGTAGCCAAGAAATTATTTGAATTACAAAATCAATCTTTTGATGAAAAAGAAGTAATTAAGGTAAGTTTACACAAAAGAGTTGACAAATATAACCTTTGTGTGGTGTAA
- a CDS encoding type II toxin-antitoxin system Phd/YefM family antitoxin, whose translation MKFIPSRELRLRTADILKILKDEGEIVITLNGKPASIMIPTTEDDLEQVMSMIKKMKAKNAVRKMREKAVKNNITENDVDEEIRKIRMNQ comes from the coding sequence ATGAAGTTTATTCCTTCAAGAGAATTGAGGTTGAGAACAGCCGATATTCTTAAAATATTAAAAGATGAAGGCGAAATTGTTATTACATTAAATGGCAAACCAGCTTCTATAATGATTCCTACAACCGAAGATGATTTAGAGCAAGTAATGTCTATGATTAAAAAAATGAAAGCTAAAAATGCTGTAAGAAAAATGAGAGAGAAAGCTGTCAAGAATAATATAACAGAAAATGATGTTGATGAAGAAATTAGAAAAATAAGAATGAACCAGTGA
- a CDS encoding putative toxin-antitoxin system toxin component, PIN family — MILVIDTNVFISGFISQNNYPWRILDYFLDGRFTLALDDRIYLEYATVLMRPKFNFDDKDVSIFLNFVKETALFVTAIKLNINMPDVSDLKFVEVAKSSGADALIIGNIKHFQKALNIIKVLTPKEAWKELF; from the coding sequence GTGATACTCGTTATTGATACCAATGTTTTTATATCTGGTTTTATTTCTCAAAATAATTACCCGTGGCGTATTTTGGATTATTTTTTAGATGGTCGTTTTACGTTGGCATTAGACGATAGAATATATCTTGAGTATGCTACTGTTTTGATGAGACCAAAATTTAATTTTGATGATAAAGACGTATCGATATTTTTAAATTTTGTTAAAGAAACAGCTTTATTCGTTACAGCTATAAAGCTAAACATAAATATGCCCGATGTGTCTGATTTAAAATTTGTTGAAGTGGCAAAAAGTTCAGGGGCTGATGCACTCATTATAGGAAATATAAAACATTTTCAAAAAGCACTAAATATAATAAAAGTCCTTACACCCAAAGAGGCATGGAAAGAACTATTTTAA
- a CDS encoding macro domain-containing protein, translating into MELYTISLKNKIIKVILGDIIQEATDAIVNPANNYLKHGGGVAYAIVSKGGLIIQQESDKIGYVETGHSAITTGGKLKAKYVIHTVGPVWQDGKNKEEKLLKNAVISALDLAQKYRLNSIALPSVSTGIFGFPKELGVKIIVNSVIEFIKVHDLPKEIHFTNIDEYTSNLFASYLKVLNVD; encoded by the coding sequence ATGGAGCTTTATACAATAAGCCTAAAAAACAAAATTATCAAGGTTATACTTGGCGACATAATACAAGAAGCCACAGATGCTATAGTAAATCCAGCAAACAATTATCTAAAACACGGTGGTGGTGTTGCTTACGCTATTGTATCTAAAGGTGGCTTAATCATTCAGCAAGAAAGTGATAAAATTGGCTACGTAGAAACAGGTCACTCGGCAATTACAACAGGTGGTAAACTAAAGGCAAAGTATGTTATACATACAGTTGGCCCTGTTTGGCAAGATGGAAAAAATAAAGAAGAAAAGTTGTTAAAAAACGCAGTTATTAGTGCTTTAGATCTGGCTCAAAAATATAGGCTAAACTCCATAGCATTGCCTTCTGTATCTACTGGTATCTTTGGGTTTCCAAAAGAACTAGGGGTAAAAATTATTGTAAATTCTGTAATTGAGTTCATAAAGGTGCATGATTTACCCAAAGAAATTCATTTTACAAATATTGACGAATACACAAGCAATTTGTTTGCTTCGTATTTAAAGGTTTTAAATGTCGATTAA
- a CDS encoding NAD(+)/NADH kinase, whose amino-acid sequence MSIKKIGVVKKSNVENLDILVNETKSFFAKKGAEVIFEQDVESLDNNIPTLQEPLDLIVVLGGDGTFLSATRVVLKSHYDIPIVGVNLGKVGFLTEISIETMFYNLDKIFNNDFAIEERMIINVNFEPNSNNQQNYSVFNDVVINKGALAKIIGIDTYIEYNSKKQFVSTFFADGLIVATPSGSTAYNLAAGGPIVYPELDSFILTPIAPHTLSNRPIVLPDNVTIHLQLHEDIDRVFLTLDGQMGFRLNKGDKITLNKSSRKIKLITDKNKNYFDILRVKLGWEERKVTALNYDKKYKD is encoded by the coding sequence ATGTCGATTAAAAAAATTGGTGTAGTAAAAAAGTCTAATGTAGAAAACTTAGATATACTAGTTAATGAAACAAAAAGTTTTTTTGCAAAAAAAGGCGCTGAAGTTATTTTTGAGCAAGATGTGGAAAGTCTAGATAACAATATTCCAACCTTACAAGAGCCTCTTGACCTGATAGTGGTTTTGGGTGGCGATGGTACCTTTTTAAGTGCAACACGCGTTGTATTAAAATCACACTACGATATACCAATAGTTGGCGTTAATCTGGGGAAAGTTGGTTTTTTGACTGAGATTTCTATTGAGACGATGTTTTACAATCTAGACAAAATTTTTAATAACGATTTTGCAATAGAAGAAAGAATGATTATAAATGTAAATTTTGAGCCAAATTCAAACAATCAGCAAAACTACAGCGTATTCAACGATGTTGTAATAAATAAAGGCGCGCTTGCAAAAATTATTGGCATTGACACATATATTGAGTACAACTCAAAAAAACAATTCGTGTCAACTTTTTTTGCCGATGGACTAATAGTTGCTACACCATCTGGCTCCACTGCGTATAATTTAGCAGCCGGTGGACCCATTGTTTATCCTGAGCTAGATTCATTTATATTAACACCAATTGCACCGCATACGCTCTCAAATAGGCCCATTGTGTTACCCGATAATGTAACTATACATTTACAGCTGCATGAAGACATAGATAGGGTTTTTTTGACGCTTGATGGTCAAATGGGCTTTAGATTAAACAAAGGTGATAAAATCACACTAAACAAATCTAGTCGAAAGATAAAACTTATCACAGATAAAAATAAAAATTATTTCGATATATTAAGAGTAAAACTGGGGTGGGAAGAGCGAAAAGTCACCGCTTTAAACTATGATAAAAAATATAAAGATTAA
- the murG gene encoding undecaprenyldiphospho-muramoylpentapeptide beta-N-acetylglucosaminyltransferase produces MSNVVFVTGGGTGGHYFAAESFVNYLKNHGYEPIFIGSEFGIEKKLAHNLGIEYKLLKTKGFAGKNFLDKIRSIVYLFSASLKCLFYTLKYTPTFVIGFGGYTSIPVLLSAVLARKKRIIVEQNSIPGLANKILAKFCHIVFVNFDSTKQFFRKNHVYWVGNPIRTRKFPNERNFLNDFLRIGVVGGSRGAKTINNALFEFAQIIDDDLKSKIEIIHQTGIDDYKKALQIYQKYNIKAKIYDFIYDMENFYRNIDIIVSRAGSSTLSEIACYGLPSILVPYPYAIYNHQYANAQYFEKPNAAKLILDKDFNGYCLKNFVYYIKVDELVKMSNAAFGLCKKEVCNRMLNIIEKELVKDGKSN; encoded by the coding sequence ATGTCAAATGTAGTTTTTGTAACAGGCGGAGGTACGGGCGGTCATTATTTTGCTGCTGAAAGCTTTGTTAATTATTTAAAAAACCATGGATATGAACCTATTTTTATAGGTAGCGAGTTTGGGATAGAAAAAAAATTGGCTCACAACCTGGGTATTGAGTATAAGCTGCTTAAAACAAAGGGTTTTGCAGGTAAAAATTTTTTAGACAAAATAAGAAGTATAGTGTATTTATTTAGTGCTAGTCTAAAATGTTTATTTTATACGTTAAAATATACGCCAACCTTTGTAATAGGTTTTGGGGGTTACACGAGCATACCTGTTTTACTAAGCGCTGTTTTGGCTCGCAAAAAAAGGATTATAGTTGAGCAAAATTCTATTCCAGGCCTTGCAAACAAAATCTTAGCTAAGTTTTGCCATATCGTTTTTGTAAATTTTGACTCAACAAAGCAATTCTTTAGAAAAAATCATGTATACTGGGTAGGAAACCCTATTAGAACAAGAAAATTCCCAAACGAAAGAAACTTTTTAAATGATTTTTTGCGTATTGGTGTAGTTGGTGGCAGCCGTGGCGCAAAAACTATAAACAACGCATTATTTGAGTTTGCCCAAATTATAGATGATGATTTAAAATCAAAAATTGAAATCATTCACCAAACAGGCATTGATGATTACAAAAAAGCGCTTCAAATATACCAAAAATACAATATAAAAGCCAAAATTTATGACTTCATATACGATATGGAAAATTTTTACCGAAATATTGACATTATTGTTTCAAGGGCAGGCTCAAGCACACTATCTGAGATTGCATGCTATGGGTTGCCATCAATATTAGTACCATACCCATACGCCATTTATAACCACCAGTATGCTAACGCACAATATTTTGAAAAACCCAATGCTGCTAAATTAATTTTGGATAAAGATTTTAATGGATATTGTCTAAAAAATTTTGTATACTATATAAAAGTGGATGAGTTGGTAAAGATGTCTAATGCAGCTTTTGGTCTGTGCAAAAAAGAAGTTTGCAATAGAATGCTAAATATTATCGAAAAAGAGTTGGTTAAAGATGGTAAAAGTAATTAG
- a CDS encoding ParA family protein, whose product MVKVISITNQKGGVGKTTTAINLGTALAVFSKKVLIIDMDPQANATSGLGVLKTDSIYQALIGKKTLKSLIQYTSVKNLYLVPSNISSIAIESELKDKEGKEFILKKLIDPIQEQFDYILIDCPPSLSLFTINALVASNSVLIPVQCEYFALEGLAQLINTINLAKKTFNSNLKIEGILLTMHDKRNNLSRQVENEIKQHFFKYMFKTLIPRNIKLAEAPSFGKPVITYDIKSAGSVNYLALAKEVLKSG is encoded by the coding sequence ATGGTAAAAGTAATTAGTATAACAAATCAAAAAGGTGGCGTGGGCAAAACTACAACAGCCATAAACTTAGGCACAGCTTTAGCAGTATTTTCAAAGAAAGTTTTAATTATTGATATGGATCCGCAGGCAAATGCAACAAGTGGCCTTGGTGTATTAAAAACAGACTCTATTTATCAAGCCCTCATTGGTAAAAAAACGCTAAAATCCCTCATCCAGTATACATCTGTAAAAAACCTTTATTTAGTGCCTTCTAATATTTCATCAATTGCCATAGAAAGCGAGCTCAAAGACAAAGAAGGCAAAGAATTTATTTTAAAAAAACTAATTGATCCCATTCAGGAGCAGTTTGATTATATACTTATTGATTGTCCACCATCGCTTAGTCTTTTTACTATAAATGCACTTGTAGCGTCTAATTCTGTGCTTATTCCCGTGCAATGCGAGTATTTTGCGCTTGAAGGTTTAGCACAGCTAATAAACACTATAAATCTAGCAAAAAAAACATTTAACTCAAATCTTAAGATTGAAGGAATTCTTTTAACCATGCATGATAAACGCAATAATCTTTCCAGACAGGTTGAAAATGAAATAAAACAGCATTTCTTTAAATACATGTTTAAAACGCTTATACCCAGAAATATAAAACTAGCCGAAGCACCTAGTTTTGGAAAGCCTGTTATAACATACGATATAAAATCAGCTGGCAGCGTAAATTATTTGGCACTTGCCAAAGAGGTTTTAAAGAGTGGCTGA
- a CDS encoding ParB/RepB/Spo0J family partition protein: MAEKKALGKGLSAIFNDFSEDSENIENVLIDDIKPSPYQPRNFQNDETLHELADSIKEKGVIQPIIIRKKGDFFELIAGERRLRASKLADLQTIPAIIKNFSDEEAAQIALIENIQREDLNPLDEALAYKKLIENFSYTQEDLAEKLGKNRATIANTLRLLNLPKQIIELIKTNKITAGHARALLSLDNESFQIELANLIVEKKLNVRDTEAKVREKKAQLDFSQYEKTLKEFLEAPIKIKFTGKKGKIEITFKSKDELENLLAKFSKT, from the coding sequence GTGGCTGAGAAAAAAGCTTTAGGCAAAGGTTTATCTGCAATATTTAACGATTTTTCAGAAGATAGTGAAAATATTGAAAATGTTTTAATAGATGATATAAAGCCTAGCCCATATCAGCCAAGGAACTTTCAAAACGATGAAACTCTACATGAGCTTGCAGACTCAATAAAAGAAAAAGGCGTTATACAGCCTATAATAATTAGAAAAAAAGGCGATTTTTTCGAGCTTATTGCAGGTGAGCGCAGGCTTAGGGCTTCAAAATTAGCTGACCTTCAAACAATACCTGCAATCATTAAAAATTTTTCAGACGAAGAGGCAGCGCAAATTGCACTTATAGAAAATATACAAAGAGAAGATTTAAATCCGCTCGATGAAGCACTAGCATACAAAAAACTTATCGAAAACTTTAGCTACACCCAAGAAGATCTAGCCGAAAAATTGGGTAAAAACCGTGCAACAATAGCAAACACACTAAGGCTTTTAAATCTCCCAAAACAAATCATAGAACTCATCAAGACAAATAAAATTACAGCAGGACACGCAAGGGCGCTTTTATCCCTAGATAACGAATCATTTCAGATTGAGTTAGCAAACCTCATAGTAGAGAAAAAACTCAATGTTCGCGATACTGAAGCAAAAGTTAGAGAAAAAAAAGCTCAACTTGATTTTAGCCAATATGAAAAAACACTCAAAGAGTTTCTAGAAGCTCCAATCAAAATAAAGTTTACTGGCAAAAAAGGCAAAATTGAGATTACTTTTAAGTCAAAAGATGAATTGGAAAATTTATTGGCTAAGTTTTCTAAAACCTAA